From the genome of Methylomonas sp. UP202, one region includes:
- the dprA gene encoding DNA-processing protein DprA, which produces MKDAGHPETRQWLALLRMPGIGGKSVRRLLERFSPADVLAASRADLRSLDFSERQIDAILQPDWQRVDYDLSWLSQAGNYILTLDDPEYPAQLREIADPPPVLFVKGKPELLLEPQLAIVGSRNPSPPGVDTATEFAKALAEAGYTVTSGMALGIDAASHWGALSVGGNTVAVAGTGLDRVYPACHKALATEIAAKGALVSEFPPGTTANAGHFPKRNRIISGLCVGLLVVEAAQQSGSLITARLALEQNREVFAIPGSIHNPLARGCNGLIRQGAKLVETADDIFEELGQYNQRSMRSGPELPQTALDLEQQNLLNLIPYSPTTVDTLVRNSSWAAEEVSSMLLVLELQGYIAGVAGGSYLRIK; this is translated from the coding sequence TTGAAAGACGCTGGGCATCCCGAAACTCGGCAGTGGCTGGCTCTTCTGCGCATGCCGGGCATCGGCGGCAAATCGGTGAGGCGATTGTTGGAGCGGTTCTCGCCCGCCGATGTGTTGGCCGCGTCCCGCGCCGATTTAAGGTCGCTCGACTTTAGCGAACGGCAAATCGATGCCATTCTTCAGCCGGACTGGCAACGTGTCGACTACGATTTGTCTTGGCTGTCCCAAGCCGGAAATTACATTCTGACGCTGGATGATCCGGAATATCCGGCCCAACTTCGGGAAATCGCCGATCCGCCGCCGGTATTGTTCGTCAAAGGAAAACCGGAACTGTTGTTGGAGCCGCAACTGGCCATCGTCGGCAGTCGTAATCCGTCGCCACCGGGGGTGGATACCGCGACCGAGTTCGCCAAGGCCCTGGCCGAGGCCGGCTATACCGTAACCAGCGGCATGGCGCTCGGCATAGACGCCGCCAGCCACTGGGGCGCGTTAAGCGTTGGCGGTAACACCGTCGCGGTGGCCGGCACCGGTTTGGATCGAGTTTATCCGGCTTGCCACAAAGCGCTGGCCACTGAAATCGCCGCGAAAGGTGCGTTGGTTTCTGAATTTCCGCCGGGTACCACCGCGAACGCCGGACATTTCCCCAAACGGAATCGCATCATTAGCGGATTGTGCGTTGGTTTGCTGGTCGTCGAGGCTGCCCAACAGAGCGGTTCGTTGATTACCGCCCGCTTAGCCTTGGAACAAAACCGCGAAGTGTTTGCGATTCCGGGCTCGATTCACAACCCACTGGCGCGCGGTTGCAACGGTTTGATCCGGCAAGGCGCTAAATTGGTGGAAACCGCCGATGATATTTTTGAGGAATTAGGCCAATACAATCAACGCAGTATGCGGTCTGGCCCCGAATTACCGCAGACGGCGCTTGACCTGGAACAACAAAATCTATTGAATTTGATTCCGTACAGCCCCACAACGGTTGATACGTTGGTCCGGAACAGTAGCTGGGCGGCGGAGGAAGTGTCGTCGATGCTGTTGGTGCTGGAGCTGCAGGGCTATATAGCCGGGGTCGCCGGCGGTAGCTACCTCAGAATCAAG
- a CDS encoding LysM domain-containing protein: MFSRTLPAVLLFLALACAAVRADELQINPNHPDQYTVVRGDTLWDISGRFLQHPWQWPELWRNNPLIKDPHWIYPGDTLYFSYVNGAPRLSLTPPGGDEKVLPKVRESAVDRAVQMIPSDAIVQFLNSPKVVSAEELQNAPYVIGFVGEHLIAGAGDGVYVRGIDEPQSLGYTIFRQGKPYVDPLSQEILGYEAQFVADATLQDIGDPATFAVNKSDTEIQRGDRLMPTAAGEMALNYFPRPPEKRVVGSIIRVMGGVSQIGQHDVVVIDRGSADGLEAGHTLDVYRRGQMILDRYQSQQPVAVKMPDEQAGVLMVFRPFERVSYALVMKATAAMHTLDRVQTP, translated from the coding sequence ATGTTTTCGCGCACCTTACCGGCAGTTTTGCTTTTCCTGGCTCTGGCATGCGCCGCGGTTCGGGCCGACGAGTTGCAAATCAATCCCAACCATCCTGACCAGTACACCGTGGTCAGGGGGGATACTCTGTGGGACATCTCCGGGAGGTTCTTGCAACACCCCTGGCAATGGCCGGAACTTTGGCGTAACAACCCTCTGATTAAGGACCCGCACTGGATTTATCCGGGCGATACGCTTTATTTTTCCTACGTCAACGGCGCGCCGCGTCTGAGTTTGACACCGCCGGGCGGCGACGAAAAAGTGCTGCCCAAGGTGCGAGAATCGGCCGTGGACCGCGCGGTGCAAATGATTCCGAGCGATGCGATCGTCCAGTTTTTGAATTCGCCGAAAGTGGTCAGCGCCGAGGAATTGCAAAACGCGCCTTACGTGATCGGTTTCGTCGGCGAGCATCTGATCGCCGGTGCCGGCGACGGTGTTTACGTACGGGGTATCGACGAGCCGCAAAGCCTGGGGTACACAATCTTCCGGCAGGGAAAGCCTTATGTCGATCCGCTGAGTCAGGAAATTCTCGGTTACGAGGCGCAATTCGTCGCCGACGCAACCCTGCAGGATATTGGCGATCCGGCCACGTTCGCGGTCAATAAGTCGGATACCGAGATTCAACGCGGCGACCGTTTGATGCCGACCGCGGCGGGCGAAATGGCCTTGAACTATTTTCCGCGTCCGCCGGAAAAACGGGTGGTCGGCAGCATCATTCGGGTCATGGGGGGCGTGTCGCAAATCGGCCAGCACGATGTCGTGGTCATCGACCGGGGTAGCGCCGACGGTTTGGAAGCCGGGCATACTCTGGACGTCTACCGGCGCGGGCAGATGATACTGGATCGCTATCAGTCTCAGCAGCCAGTCGCGGTGAAAATGCCGGATGAGCAGGCTGGGGTTCTGATGGTATTTCGGCCGTTCGAACGGGTCAGTTATGCATTAGTGATGAAGGCCACCGCGGCGATGCACACCTTGGATCGGGTGCAAACGCCTTGA
- the def gene encoding peptide deformylase: MSILKILEFPDKRLRTVAAEVSQVDDDIKTLVDDMLETMYAAKGVGLAATQVNVHKRVLVMDVSENKDEPICLINPEIIERDGVEESEEGCLSVPGFFEKVSRAEHIKVRALNRDGQNFEIEARDLLAVCIQHEMDHLLGKLFVDYLSPFKRNRIKAKLDKIHKSQGL; encoded by the coding sequence GTGAGTATTCTTAAGATCCTGGAATTTCCCGACAAACGGCTGCGCACGGTCGCCGCGGAAGTCAGCCAGGTCGACGACGACATCAAAACCCTGGTCGATGATATGCTGGAGACGATGTACGCCGCCAAGGGCGTCGGCCTGGCCGCGACGCAGGTCAACGTGCATAAGCGCGTACTGGTTATGGACGTCAGCGAGAACAAGGACGAACCGATCTGCCTGATCAACCCGGAAATCATCGAGCGCGACGGCGTCGAGGAATCCGAGGAAGGCTGCCTATCGGTTCCCGGCTTTTTCGAGAAAGTCAGTCGCGCCGAGCATATCAAGGTCCGGGCACTAAACCGCGACGGCCAAAACTTTGAAATTGAAGCCAGAGACCTGTTGGCCGTCTGCATACAACACGAAATGGACCATTTGCTCGGCAAGCTGTTCGTCGACTACCTGTCCCCTTTCAAACGCAACCGGATCAAGGCCAAATTGGACAAAATCCACAAGTCTCAGGGCTTATAA
- the fmt gene encoding methionyl-tRNA formyltransferase has product MNIVFAGTPDFAVPTLQALIASRHRVVAAYTQPDRPAGRGRKLTASPVKTLAMTHDIPVYQPENFKQPGAIEALAALQPDLLVVVAYGLILPQAVLDIPKFGSLNVHGSLLPRWRGAAPIHRAVMAGDVETGITIMKVVKKLDAGDMLYKVACPIGPTSTSSELHDRLALMGAEGLVTVVDQIAAGNLVAEPQDEALVTYAHKLEKAEAILDWSESADALDRKIRGLNAWPVAQTSFDGQVLRVWRAAVVARPLRGAPGTVDCGEHALDVATGAGTLRLLEVQLPGGKRLNARDFLNAHPADGAVLGL; this is encoded by the coding sequence ATGAACATCGTCTTCGCCGGCACGCCGGACTTCGCGGTACCGACGCTGCAAGCCCTGATCGCTTCGCGGCATCGAGTCGTCGCGGCTTACACCCAGCCCGACCGCCCCGCCGGTCGTGGCCGAAAGCTGACCGCCAGTCCGGTCAAGACCCTGGCTATGACGCACGACATTCCAGTCTACCAACCGGAAAACTTCAAACAACCTGGCGCGATTGAAGCGCTGGCGGCCTTACAGCCGGATTTACTGGTGGTGGTCGCCTATGGGCTGATCCTGCCGCAGGCCGTACTCGACATTCCCAAATTCGGCAGCCTCAACGTCCACGGCTCGCTACTGCCGCGCTGGCGCGGCGCGGCCCCCATCCATCGCGCCGTGATGGCCGGCGATGTCGAGACCGGCATCACGATCATGAAAGTTGTCAAAAAGCTGGATGCCGGCGACATGCTGTACAAAGTCGCCTGCCCGATCGGCCCGACGTCGACCAGCAGCGAACTGCACGACCGCCTTGCACTGATGGGCGCGGAAGGCTTAGTCACAGTCGTCGATCAAATCGCCGCCGGCAACCTGGTCGCCGAGCCGCAGGACGAAGCGCTCGTCACCTACGCCCACAAACTCGAAAAAGCCGAAGCGATTCTGGATTGGTCGGAATCCGCCGATGCGTTGGACCGCAAAATTCGTGGTCTGAATGCCTGGCCGGTCGCGCAAACCAGCTTCGACGGTCAAGTGTTGCGCGTGTGGCGGGCCGCCGTGGTAGCCCGGCCGCTCCGCGGCGCGCCGGGAACGGTGGATTGCGGCGAGCACGCTTTGGACGTCGCCACCGGCGCCGGCACCTTGCGGCTGCTGGAAGTGCAGTTACCGGGCGGCAAACGGCTGAACGCCCGCGACTTCCTGAACGCCCATCCGGCCGACGGCGCGGTGTTGGGATTATGA
- the rsmB gene encoding 16S rRNA (cytosine(967)-C(5))-methyltransferase RsmB, whose product MNLRGCAAQILAKVLADGVSLTAALDAGLPKIKDHQDKAFVQACCYGVIRHYFALEFMLGKLLSRPLKAKDTDIKALLLVGLYQLQHMRVKPHAAVSETVAATSHKPWAKNLVNAVLRQYLRDAEALTAACAEDDQARSNHPAWMIAAFAADWPDHYPRLLSADDHAPPMMLRVNALRGERGAYLDELAAAGIAAQAVDGCATALRLDQALSVEQLPGFADGRVSVQDAAAQLAAELLDVQAGQRVLDVCAAPGGKTAAILEMQPSAEVLAIDIDPARLKRVDDNLTRLGVSATTLAADATRPDSWAGGHLFERILVDAPCSGLGVIRRHPDIKLLRRESDLATLTALQAQILNAVWDLLAPGGILLYATCSVLKRENEAQIEHFLADHPEAAELPIAAHWGLARPHGRQILTGDRQMDGFYYAKLRKSA is encoded by the coding sequence ATGAACCTTCGCGGCTGCGCGGCGCAGATACTCGCCAAGGTCCTCGCCGACGGCGTTTCCTTGACCGCCGCGCTCGACGCCGGCCTGCCCAAAATCAAGGACCACCAGGACAAGGCCTTCGTCCAAGCCTGCTGCTACGGCGTAATCCGCCACTATTTCGCACTGGAATTCATGCTCGGCAAACTACTGTCCAGGCCGTTGAAAGCCAAGGATACCGATATCAAGGCTTTACTGTTGGTCGGGCTTTATCAGCTGCAGCACATGCGGGTCAAGCCGCACGCGGCGGTCTCGGAAACCGTCGCCGCCACCAGCCACAAACCTTGGGCCAAAAACCTGGTTAACGCGGTGCTGCGCCAGTATCTGCGCGATGCCGAAGCGCTGACCGCCGCCTGCGCCGAAGACGACCAAGCCCGTTCCAACCATCCGGCCTGGATGATCGCCGCGTTTGCCGCCGACTGGCCCGACCACTACCCCCGGCTGCTCAGTGCCGACGACCACGCCCCACCGATGATGCTACGCGTGAACGCACTGCGCGGCGAACGCGGCGCGTATCTGGACGAACTGGCCGCGGCCGGCATCGCGGCCCAAGCGGTGGACGGCTGCGCGACCGCGCTGCGATTGGACCAGGCGTTGTCCGTCGAACAACTACCCGGTTTCGCGGACGGTCGCGTATCGGTGCAAGATGCCGCCGCTCAGCTGGCCGCCGAACTACTCGACGTGCAAGCCGGCCAACGCGTACTCGACGTGTGCGCCGCGCCCGGCGGCAAAACCGCCGCGATCCTGGAAATGCAACCCTCGGCCGAGGTGTTGGCGATCGACATCGATCCAGCTCGACTAAAGCGGGTCGACGACAATCTGACTCGCCTCGGCGTGTCGGCAACCACGCTGGCCGCCGACGCCACCCGCCCGGATTCGTGGGCCGGCGGCCACCTTTTCGAGCGAATTTTGGTCGATGCACCCTGCTCCGGCCTCGGCGTGATCCGCCGTCATCCCGACATCAAACTGCTGCGCCGCGAGTCCGATCTGGCGACGCTGACCGCGTTGCAAGCACAAATCCTCAATGCCGTCTGGGATTTGTTGGCTCCGGGCGGCATCCTGCTTTACGCCACCTGTTCGGTTCTGAAGCGGGAAAACGAAGCGCAAATCGAGCATTTCCTGGCCGATCACCCCGAGGCCGCCGAACTACCGATCGCCGCTCATTGGGGACTGGCGCGGCCGCACGGCCGGCAGATTCTAACCGGCGACCGGCAAATGGACGGATTCTATTATGCCAAGCTGCGGAAATCGGCCTGA
- a CDS encoding DUF4390 domain-containing protein: MLSLIIAFWLPTASGGDYSAKIGDPQWKTSEYGYSAGVQIEYRLSPTAKEALHKGVPLTWRVVIELRRPGRLWEETVYSRELRYTLQFHALLNQYAVETGNGGSEMFLTLSAALAFMASISTDMAPGGENLDATPLQLAVKTRFDREALPIPLRPMAYLDHRWFLSSDWYLWSIPK, translated from the coding sequence TTGCTGTCGCTGATCATCGCCTTCTGGCTACCAACTGCCTCGGGCGGCGATTACTCGGCAAAAATCGGCGACCCACAATGGAAAACCAGCGAATACGGTTACTCAGCCGGCGTGCAAATCGAATATCGCTTGAGTCCGACCGCCAAGGAAGCTCTGCATAAAGGGGTACCGCTAACCTGGCGTGTTGTTATCGAGTTACGTCGCCCCGGCCGGTTATGGGAAGAAACCGTCTACAGCCGCGAACTGCGCTACACCCTTCAATTTCACGCCTTGCTAAACCAATACGCCGTCGAAACCGGAAATGGCGGCAGTGAAATGTTTTTAACCCTGAGCGCGGCCTTGGCGTTCATGGCGTCTATCAGCACGGACATGGCGCCGGGCGGCGAAAATCTCGACGCGACGCCGTTACAGCTCGCGGTAAAAACCCGCTTCGACCGCGAAGCCCTGCCGATTCCGCTCCGGCCGATGGCCTATCTGGACCATCGGTGGTTTTTGTCCAGCGACTGGTATTTATGGTCAATCCCAAAATAA
- a CDS encoding ATP-binding protein yields the protein MVNPKIKLPASALIVILFGAVLLLLQLMSSASQESSELGEMYSWLLVINTLGSIILLGLVVVNAYSLVRELKKKEAGSRLTTRMVSLFVLLALAPAAIVFYFSVQFLHQGIDSWFNVEIDRAMDDALELSQSSLTQRMNWHIKQTQQMADKLRGKSEHLIALEIGSLWAESGALELAVFTHQGRILASSSVNPSDILPHMPDEQIWLQLRQNKQYFAFDPGDNDDMLVRIIVSLEPDQSRYLQVLYPIPLRVTDLADSIEFAFIRYQQMNFLRDSLKTSFSLILLLVLLLSLLAAIWVAFISIRNIVAPVKELVKGTQAVAEGDYQQQLPVMSQDDLGFLVESFNQMTRRIGRSRDETRAAGLEVENQRAYLETILANLTAGVISFDARYYIRTANQAAYRILHIPVSHFVGQTLPELAANHVELADMLTAIQRLLEKADDIWEQRIVFLGPNGRQELLCRGTPLFQQDGSRTGAVVVFDDVTDLIQAQKNAAWGEVARRLAHEIKNPLTPIQLSAERLQHKLAKELDEAGAEFLQRGTRTIVQQVEAMKRMVDDFSEYARPSKKQVEKIHLLDLIQEVLALYTPFGIKFDTDFKNQRVIVEADPVSIRQVLHNLIKNAQEATSEQCRVTIKIAKVVRNNAEYVELSLYDNGSGLNAEQIETIFEPYVTSKAKGTGLGLAIVKKIIEEHGGVIWVDTSYNAGAGFIIQLPVFEFGNPS from the coding sequence ATGGTCAATCCCAAAATAAAACTGCCGGCCAGCGCTCTGATCGTCATCCTGTTCGGGGCGGTCTTGCTGCTGTTGCAATTGATGAGCAGCGCCAGCCAGGAATCGTCCGAACTCGGCGAAATGTATTCCTGGCTGCTGGTCATCAACACGCTCGGATCGATCATCCTGCTGGGTCTGGTCGTTGTCAACGCTTACTCTCTGGTCCGCGAACTGAAGAAGAAGGAGGCCGGCTCCCGGCTGACCACCCGGATGGTGTCACTGTTCGTGTTATTGGCCTTGGCTCCGGCGGCCATCGTGTTTTATTTTTCGGTGCAATTCCTGCATCAAGGCATCGACAGTTGGTTCAACGTCGAAATCGACCGGGCGATGGACGACGCGCTGGAACTCAGCCAGTCGTCACTGACCCAACGGATGAATTGGCACATTAAGCAAACCCAGCAAATGGCCGACAAATTGCGTGGTAAGTCGGAGCATCTGATCGCGTTGGAAATCGGCTCGCTGTGGGCCGAATCCGGCGCGCTGGAGCTGGCGGTCTTCACCCATCAAGGCCGGATTTTGGCGTCGAGCAGCGTCAATCCCAGCGACATTCTGCCGCACATGCCGGACGAACAGATCTGGCTGCAACTACGCCAAAACAAGCAATATTTCGCGTTCGATCCCGGCGACAACGACGACATGCTGGTCCGCATCATCGTCTCGCTGGAGCCGGACCAAAGTCGCTACCTGCAAGTGCTGTATCCGATTCCGCTGCGGGTCACCGATTTGGCCGATTCGATCGAGTTCGCCTTCATTCGCTACCAACAGATGAATTTTCTGCGCGACTCGCTGAAAACCAGTTTCTCGTTGATACTGCTGCTGGTGCTGTTATTGAGTCTGCTCGCGGCGATTTGGGTGGCTTTCATCAGCATCCGCAACATCGTCGCGCCGGTCAAGGAATTGGTCAAAGGCACCCAAGCCGTCGCCGAGGGAGACTATCAACAGCAACTGCCGGTCATGAGCCAGGACGATTTGGGCTTTTTGGTCGAATCGTTCAACCAGATGACCCGGCGTATCGGCCGCTCCCGCGACGAAACCCGCGCCGCCGGCCTGGAAGTCGAAAATCAACGCGCCTACCTGGAAACCATTCTCGCCAATCTGACCGCCGGCGTGATCAGCTTCGACGCCCGCTACTACATCCGCACCGCCAACCAGGCCGCCTACCGAATTCTGCACATCCCGGTCAGCCATTTCGTCGGCCAAACCTTACCGGAACTGGCCGCCAATCACGTCGAACTGGCCGACATGCTGACAGCGATCCAGCGCCTGCTGGAAAAAGCCGACGACATCTGGGAACAACGCATCGTCTTCCTCGGCCCCAACGGCCGCCAGGAATTATTGTGCCGCGGCACGCCGCTGTTCCAGCAGGACGGCAGCCGCACCGGCGCGGTGGTGGTATTCGACGACGTTACCGACTTGATACAAGCCCAAAAGAACGCGGCTTGGGGCGAAGTAGCCCGCCGACTGGCTCACGAAATCAAGAATCCGTTGACGCCGATTCAGCTGTCAGCCGAACGTCTGCAGCACAAACTGGCCAAGGAACTCGACGAGGCCGGCGCCGAATTTTTGCAACGCGGCACCCGCACCATCGTCCAGCAAGTCGAAGCGATGAAACGGATGGTCGACGACTTTTCCGAGTACGCCCGGCCGTCCAAGAAGCAAGTCGAAAAAATCCATTTGCTGGACTTGATCCAAGAAGTGCTGGCGCTGTACACGCCGTTCGGCATTAAATTCGACACGGATTTCAAGAATCAGCGGGTCATCGTCGAGGCCGACCCGGTCAGCATTCGCCAAGTGCTGCACAATCTGATCAAGAACGCCCAGGAAGCGACCTCCGAACAGTGCCGGGTGACGATTAAGATCGCCAAGGTGGTACGCAACAACGCCGAATACGTGGAACTGAGCCTTTACGACAACGGCAGCGGCCTGAATGCGGAGCAGATCGAAACCATCTTCGAGCCCTACGTGACCAGCAAGGCCAAGGGCACCGGCCTGGGCCTGGCCATCGTCAAAAAAATTATCGAGGAACACGGCGGCGTGATCTGGGTGGATACGTCTTATAATGCCGGGGCCGGCTTCATCATCCAACTGCCGGTCTTTGAATTCGGGAACCCTTCATGA
- a CDS encoding sigma-54 dependent transcriptional regulator has product MNKQAPYILVVDDEQDIRQLVSEILEDEGYDVAMAENASEARKLKNQRPPNLILLDIWMPDSDGITLLREWVGEDSSLCPVIMMSGHGSVESAVEATRLGAYDFLEKPLSLAKLLLIVERALETSSLQRENAGLKQQLMITVEPVGKSAVVERTKDKLKRLAQHDARVLFVGEAGVGKEMYARYLHNASSRRDGPFVDVSVGSISPENAAVEFFGREDNGRIYRGLLEQAHRGTLFLGEIGGMDPETQTRLLSALESSSFLRVGGSQAVRVDVRVVASTRLALDEEVNSGRFRQDLYYLLNVVTLDISPLRDHSEDVPALLNFYVDHFVMHEKLPFRRFSMAAQNYLRNYSWPGNVRELRNLVQRLMILGAGDDIELDEVKTALGSIAEQPKLGSNVPEFFNLPLKEARDHFEKSYLEYHFEKTGGSVAKLAAAIGMERTHLYRKLHSLKIKL; this is encoded by the coding sequence ATGAACAAGCAAGCGCCCTACATATTGGTCGTCGACGACGAGCAGGACATTCGTCAACTGGTATCGGAAATTTTGGAAGACGAAGGTTACGATGTCGCGATGGCCGAAAACGCCAGCGAAGCCCGTAAGCTGAAAAATCAACGTCCGCCCAATCTGATATTGCTGGATATCTGGATGCCCGACAGCGACGGCATCACCTTGCTACGCGAATGGGTCGGAGAGGATAGCTCGCTATGTCCGGTGATCATGATGTCCGGTCACGGTTCGGTCGAATCGGCGGTCGAAGCCACTCGGTTGGGCGCCTACGACTTTCTGGAAAAACCGCTGTCGCTGGCTAAATTGCTGCTGATCGTCGAGCGGGCGCTGGAAACCAGTTCTCTGCAACGCGAAAACGCCGGCCTGAAACAACAACTGATGATCACGGTCGAGCCGGTCGGCAAGAGCGCCGTCGTCGAGCGCACCAAGGACAAACTGAAGCGTCTGGCCCAACACGATGCCCGGGTACTGTTCGTCGGCGAGGCCGGCGTCGGCAAGGAAATGTACGCCCGTTATCTGCACAACGCCAGCTCGCGGCGCGACGGCCCTTTCGTCGACGTCTCGGTCGGCAGCATTTCGCCGGAAAACGCCGCCGTCGAGTTTTTCGGCCGCGAGGACAACGGCCGGATTTATCGAGGCTTGCTGGAACAAGCCCATCGGGGCACCTTGTTCCTCGGCGAAATAGGCGGCATGGACCCGGAAACCCAAACCCGCTTGCTCAGCGCGCTGGAATCCAGCTCCTTTCTGCGAGTCGGCGGCAGTCAGGCGGTCAGAGTGGATGTACGTGTCGTCGCTTCGACGCGGTTAGCGCTGGACGAGGAGGTCAACAGCGGCCGTTTTCGCCAGGATTTGTACTATTTACTGAACGTGGTGACGCTGGACATCTCGCCGCTACGCGATCACAGCGAAGACGTACCGGCACTGTTGAATTTCTACGTCGATCATTTCGTGATGCACGAAAAATTGCCGTTCCGACGCTTCTCGATGGCCGCGCAAAATTATTTGCGCAACTACAGCTGGCCGGGGAACGTCCGCGAATTGCGCAATCTGGTGCAACGCCTGATGATTTTGGGCGCCGGCGACGACATCGAGCTGGACGAAGTCAAGACCGCGCTGGGCTCGATCGCGGAGCAACCCAAACTGGGCTCGAACGTGCCGGAATTTTTCAATTTGCCACTAAAGGAAGCCCGAGATCATTTCGAAAAGTCCTATCTGGAATATCATTTCGAAAAGACCGGCGGCAGCGTGGCTAAATTGGCGGCGGCTATCGGCATGGAGCGCACCCACCTTTACCGTAAGCTGCATTCGCTGAAGATCAAACTCTAA
- a CDS encoding copper resistance protein NlpE, whose protein sequence is MTWIFFGACLASFNVAWAESDMQLQEKALKAREMSRHQEQGVDHSAHAAPADETGGFRGVFYGYLPCKEKDCDGFKMTLSLKPKSNYLLVTQYARESSREYYDKGKYAWDEKSRTLLLTSKKDESVRKFTIQDDSTLVLLNSDGKPMAGDQDDYTLRRSDKAKSREVHIH, encoded by the coding sequence GTGACATGGATTTTTTTCGGCGCCTGCTTGGCCTCGTTTAACGTCGCCTGGGCCGAATCCGATATGCAACTGCAGGAAAAAGCGCTGAAGGCGCGGGAAATGAGTCGGCATCAGGAGCAAGGCGTCGATCATTCCGCCCACGCCGCTCCGGCCGACGAAACCGGCGGGTTTCGCGGCGTGTTCTACGGTTACTTGCCGTGTAAGGAAAAGGATTGCGATGGTTTTAAAATGACGCTGTCGCTCAAACCAAAAAGCAATTATTTGTTGGTAACCCAATACGCCAGGGAGTCCAGTCGGGAGTATTACGACAAAGGTAAATACGCGTGGGACGAAAAGTCCCGCACCTTGCTGCTAACCTCGAAGAAAGACGAATCGGTGCGGAAATTCACGATTCAGGACGACAGCACGCTGGTGTTGCTGAACAGCGACGGCAAGCCGATGGCCGGCGATCAGGACGACTATACCTTGCGCCGCAGCGACAAAGCCAAATCCCGCGAAGTGCATATCCATTAA
- the rplM gene encoding 50S ribosomal protein L13 — MKTFSAKPAEVKRDWYVIDAEGKTLGRLATEIARRLRGKHKPEYTPHVDTGDYIIVINAEKVGVTGNKEKDKMYYRHTGYIGNMKSASLGKLRQTFPDRIITTAVQGMLPKNPLGRAMFKKLKVYAGSEHNHQSQQPKVLEF, encoded by the coding sequence ATGAAAACATTTAGTGCAAAGCCCGCGGAAGTTAAGCGCGACTGGTACGTGATCGATGCGGAAGGAAAGACATTAGGTCGCCTTGCTACTGAGATTGCACGCCGTCTTCGCGGCAAACACAAACCCGAATACACGCCGCACGTCGACACCGGCGACTACATCATCGTCATCAATGCCGAGAAAGTCGGCGTGACCGGCAACAAGGAAAAAGACAAAATGTACTATCGCCACACCGGCTACATAGGCAACATGAAGTCTGCTTCGCTGGGCAAATTGAGACAAACCTTCCCGGACCGTATCATCACGACCGCGGTACAAGGCATGCTGCCTAAGAATCCGTTGGGGCGGGCAATGTTCAAAAAATTGAAAGTTTACGCGGGTTCTGAGCACAATCATCAGTCTCAGCAACCCAAAGTTTTAGAATTCTAA
- the rpsI gene encoding 30S ribosomal protein S9 yields MAAQYYGTGRRKSSVARVYATIGSGKFTINSLPVEQYFGRKTDEMIARQPLELLGKTADFDVNILVSGGGPSGQAGAIRHGLARALIEFDEVLRSPLRKAGYVTRDARVVERKKVGLHKARKRPQYSKR; encoded by the coding sequence ATGGCAGCTCAGTACTACGGAACAGGTCGTCGCAAAAGCTCGGTCGCGCGCGTTTACGCCACCATCGGCTCAGGCAAATTCACCATCAACAGCCTCCCTGTTGAGCAATATTTCGGTCGCAAAACCGACGAGATGATTGCCAGACAACCGCTGGAGTTGTTGGGCAAAACCGCCGACTTCGACGTCAACATCCTCGTTAGCGGCGGAGGCCCATCTGGTCAAGCCGGTGCCATCAGACACGGCTTGGCTCGCGCCCTAATCGAATTCGACGAAGTATTGAGATCGCCCCTGCGTAAAGCCGGTTACGTAACTCGCGACGCCCGTGTCGTCGAACGTAAAAAAGTCGGTCTACACAAAGCCAGAAAACGTCCGCAATACTCGAAACGTTAA